A genomic window from Bacillota bacterium includes:
- a CDS encoding glutaconyl-CoA decarboxylase subunit beta gives TMNAETFLSPKVLFIFCLGLVAFATATATGIIFAKIMNLFLKEKINPLIGAAGVSAVPMSARVMHRLAQSEDKRNWILMHAMGPNVAGVIGTAVAAGMFISMLGGK, from the coding sequence CGACCATGAATGCCGAGACCTTCTTAAGCCCCAAAGTTTTGTTTATCTTCTGCTTGGGTCTGGTGGCCTTTGCTACAGCTACCGCCACGGGGATAATTTTCGCCAAGATCATGAACCTGTTCCTGAAGGAAAAAATTAACCCGCTGATCGGGGCAGCCGGGGTTTCGGCGGTGCCGATGTCAGCCCGGGTGATGCATCGGCTGGCGCAAAGCGAGGACAAGCGCAACTGGATTTTAATGCACGCGATGGGGCCGAACGTGGCCGGAGTGATCGGAACGGCGGTAGCCGCGGGTATGTTTATCTCCATGCTCGGTGGTAAATAG
- a CDS encoding N-acetyltransferase: protein MQIRKAVIADVKDMQALINGYAQKELMLYRSLASLYENIRDFTLAVEGKKLLGTGALHVVWENLAEIRSVAVAPEYLHRGIGRQLVEALLAEARQLGISELFVLTYQPAFFSKCGFTVISKDQLPQKVWKDCVNCVKFPNCDEVALTLSLN from the coding sequence ATGCAAATTCGCAAAGCCGTTATAGCTGACGTTAAAGACATGCAGGCCTTAATTAATGGCTACGCCCAAAAAGAGCTAATGCTCTACCGCTCCTTAGCCTCGCTTTATGAAAACATTCGTGATTTTACGCTGGCGGTGGAAGGCAAAAAACTGCTGGGGACCGGCGCCCTGCATGTGGTATGGGAAAATCTGGCGGAAATCCGCTCTGTGGCCGTTGCCCCCGAGTACCTCCACCGGGGGATTGGCCGCCAACTGGTCGAGGCCCTGTTGGCCGAAGCACGGCAACTGGGGATCAGCGAACTCTTTGTCCTGACCTACCAACCGGCGTTCTTCAGCAAGTGCGGCTTTACCGTCATTTCAAAGGACCAGCTCCCGCAGAAGGTCTGGAAGGACTGCGTCAACTGTGTCAAATTTCCCAACTGCGATGAGGTCGCCCTGACCCTTTCTCTCAACTAA